A region of the Nitrospira sp. genome:
GGTGCTGGACGGCCTACGGCTATGTGCTGGCCCGTGGGCAAAGCCAGGTCATCGCCCTTCATGACTGCGACATCGTGAGCTACGACCGCCAGTACCTCGCTCGCCTCTGTTACCCCGTCGCCAATCCGAACCTGGCCTACGAATTTTGTAAGGGGTATTACAGCCGCGTGACAGACCGTATGCATGGACGGGTGACCCGTCTTTTCATCACTCCGCTAATCCGGAGCTTGAAACTGCTGGTCGGGGCACACCCTCTCCTCTCATTTCTGGATAGTTTTCGGTACCCGCTGGCCGGTGAATTCGCGATGGTGCGAGATCTTGCTTGGATCAACCGTATTCCCGGCGACTGGGGGTTGGAGGTCGGCATGCTGGCCGAGGTGTACCGCAATTGCGCGCTCCGTCGTATTTGCCAAGCCGATATCGCCGATGCCTATGAGCACAAGCATCAAACGCTGTCGACGCACAATCCGGACGCGGGCCTCTTGAAAATGTGCGTCGATATCACCAAATCGCTTTTCCGCAACCTGGCGAGCGAAGGGCTGGTCCTCTCGGAAAGCACTCTTAAGACGTTGCGGGCCACCTATCTCCAGGCCGCGCAAGAAGCGATTAGTCGGTACGAAAATGACGCGGCGATCAACAGTTTGCGCTTTGACCGCCATGAGGAGCGGCGTGCTGTCGAAGTGTTTCTGCGCGGCATGACGTTGGCCACGGACAGCTTCCTCGGCGACCCGTTGGGCGTCCCCATGATCTCGAACTGGAGCCGGGTGACCCATGCTGTCCCAGATATTTTTCATCGGCTCATGGACGCCGTCGAACAGGACCATGCCTGGGATCCTACGGCGGAAACCAGGCAGACTGTCTCATGAACAATAGCGTGATTCCACTCACCGCTGAAACCGAGGACCTGCTGGAAGCCGTGCGCAGTGCCGACATCTTGGTCGGCATTCCCAGCTTCAACAATGCAAGGACCGTCGGCCACGTCGTCCGCGCCGTCGGAGCGGGGCTGGCAAAATACTTTCACGGCCATCGTGCCGTCCTGGTCAACGCCGACGGCGGCTCCACCGACGACACCCCTACCATCGTCGCCCATACCATGGTTGATCTGGAACCTCTCTTTATCAGCGATCGACAGAGCACGCTTCACCGGATTATCACGCCCTATCATGGGATCCCAGGCAAAGGCAGCGCGTTTCGCACGATTTTTGAGATCGCTCGACGGCTCAAAGTCAAAGCCTGTGCCGTCGTTGATTCGGACGTCCGCAGCATCACCCCTGAGTGGATGGAACTGCTCCTTCATCCGATTCTCAAAGAAGGCTACGACTATGTGGCCCCGTACTATCGACGCCACAAGTACGACGGAACGATCACCAACAGCATCGCCTATCCTCTGACCCGAGCCCTCTACGGGCAGGAGGTTCGTCAGCCGATCGGCGGAGATTTTGGATTCACCGGCGAACTGGCCCAACACTATCTCGAAAAGCACGTCTGGGAGTCCGATGTCGCGCGCTTCGGGATCGATATTTGGATGACGACCGAGGCCATCACGAGCGGAGCGAAGGTGTGTCAGAGTTTTCTCGGGGCCAAGATTCATGATCCCAAAGACCCTGCCGCCGACCTCTCCTCCATGTTGCGACAGGTCGTGGGAGCCTTGTTCGCCTTGATGGATGCCCATGCCCCCACCTGGCTCCCCGTCACAGACTCGCGAAAGGTGCCTCTCTTCGGCTTCCAATATGAGGTGGGCGTTGAGCCGGTGAATGTCAACGTCGAACGGATGGTGGACTTGTTTCAGCTCGGACTGACGGACCTGCACGATATTTGGGCACGCATGCTCTCGGAAGACGCCCTGGATCAGCTGTCCAGCCTTCGGAACGTCCCCCTCCGGGATTTCCGTATTCCAGATTCGCTCTGGGCTCAAATTATTTATGACGCCGCCCTCGCGCATCATCGGAACGTGCTCCCACAAGAACATCTCCTGAAAGCGCTGACCCCTCTCTATTTAGGAAAGACCGCGTCATTCGTGCTGGATAGCCAAGGGTTGACCACGGTGGAAGCCGAGCAGCTCATCGAAACGCTCTGCCGGACGTTCGAGAAACAGAAAGAGTATCTAATCGCACGTTGGCCTCAGTCTCATGACTCGCGCGAAGTCATCGGGGCTGCTCGCGGAAAGTCTGAAAGGAGCGAGCCATGACCTCAAGCTGGGAACATACGTTACTCGGACCAGTGACCGCACTTGGCGAGCGCGTCTTTGCCATCCTTCCCAATGTCCTGGCCATGCTGATTCTCTTGCTGGTTGGTCTGGGCGCAGCCTGGGGCATGGGGCATTTGATGGAACGGCTGCTGCGCGTCATTGGCCTGGATCGACTCTGTGATCGAATCGGTATCGCGGCCGCCCTCCTGCGGGGAGGCATCAAAGCCGATCCGTCGTATATTATCGGCCGCATTACCTACTGGTTGATCGTGATCTTCGCCACCACGGCATCACTGGGCGCGCTCGATGTGGCCCCGATCAATGAAGCTGCCCACTCACTCTTGTCCTATATTCCTCATTTGGTCACCGCGGCCGTGATCGGGATCATCGGGTACCTCGTCTCGAATTTCGTGTCGCAGGCCGTCCTCATCGCGGCGGTGAACGCGGGGTTACCTCCGGCCCGCTGGATCGCAGCCGGAACGCGCTGGGGCATTCAGCTCTTGACCGTGGCCATGGCGTTTGAACAGTTGGGGATTGCTCAGCACATCGTCGTGGTCGGATTCGGCATTACCTGGGGAGGACTCGTCCTTGCGGCTGCATTAGCCCTGGGGTTGGGTGGCAAGGATCTGGCGAAGGATTTCCTGGAACGACGTCTGGCCGGACATTCCCGGTCGCAGATCAACGAGGACCTCCGACATCTTTAAGCCTATGTCACGCTATCTACTCTTCACAGACCTGGACGGTTGTCTCTTAGACAACGATACCTATTCCTTTGACGAGGCGAGACCGGCGCTCGACGCCCTCCGTGCGGAGAGCATTCCGGTCATTATCGTCTCCGGAAAGACCCGCGCGGAAATCGAACCGCTTCGAGAGCGTCTTGATCACCACAATCCCTTCATCGTCGAGAATGGCGCGGCAGTGTTTGTGCCCCTCAATACCTTTGACTTTCCCTTGGAACGATCACGACGCCGCTCCAGCTATCAAATCATTGAACTCGGCACACCCTATGCCCTCCTCCGGGATGTGCTTCGGCAAATTGAAGAAGCAGTGGGCACGCCGCTCCAAGGGTTCGGCGACCTATCGGTCGACGAAGTCATGGCGAACACAGGACTCGCCCGAGAAGATGCCCTGCGGGCGATGCTGCGGGAGTTCGATGAGCCGTTTTTGGTCAACGGCCCCACTAAACTGATCGAGGAAGTCTGCCGTCAAATCGTGACGCGAGGGCTGAATTGGACCAGAGGGGGACGGTTCTTTCACTTGACGGGAAATAACGACAAAGGTCGGGCCGCAGAAATCCTTCTTCGCTGCTATAAACGACAAGAACGACTGGCCAACCTGCCAGACGACATCGAAACCATCGGCATCGGCGATAGCTTGAACGATCTCCCGCTCCTACTGACGGTGGATCATCCGGTCTTGGTACAAAAACCGGACGGCTCGTATGACCCCGACATCAACCTGCCGAATCTCATTCGCGCGCCAGGCATCGGCCCAACCGGATGGAATCAGGCTGTCTTGGAATTACTCAAACAAGCCTCGGAAGAACCATCCCATGGCCGATCAGTCAATATCCAAGCCACTTGAACGCACACATTCCGACAGACGAGGCAGGCTAGTCTTCGGCCGGATTAATAATGTGCAGTCCTGCAGTTTTTGATGCCGCCAACAGCTGTGGATCCGCGCTGACGACGGTCAATCGCAACGGCTTCAACTCCAACGCCAGCGCCAGATGCATCACTTGTGGCGAGCGAAGGAACGGATACTCCAAGGCCAATTCCTTGGTTGCCAGGTAGGTCTCCATCTTCGGTTCAATAAACTGGTAGAGTCCCTGTTTGGACTCAATCTCGAACTTATACAAAACAGAGTAGCAATCATCCCGCGTAATCTGCCCCTCGTGAGCGCGTGCGCACAAGACCGAATAGAAGTCCGTCACGGACCATGTCGGGACAATCGCAACTTTACCGCGCTTCACCATCAGCCTATTCACGATCCTCGTGCCCCGCTCCATGCTATAGCGCTTAATGAGTGCGGTTGAGTCAAAATAGTAATATGGCATCCCTTTACACCCTCCCCTTCAGAATGATTTCCGCGAGTGGCCCTTGAAGCTTGGAGAGCCGATCTTGTAGTTCATCGAGTGGCACCTCTTCATACCCCTCTTTTCGCAAGGTGTCGGCAAGATTCCCGCTATTGAAGGACGCCGTGTCTTCCTTCAGCCGGTCGCCCAATCGCCGCTTGGCCACACGACTTGAAAGTTTTTGCCCAGATTTGGTCAACCCCCGCCCACGGCTGCGTGGAGCTCGGCTGACGGAGAGTTCGTCTGTCTTTTTCACGATCAATACCTCCTCATGAAAGAACGTCCATTTACCGCCTCACCCCTGATTCTTCTCGTGGGCAACTCGCTGGCATCGTCGCCGTCTCAGGCAGCACAATCTCGCCGAAAATATGCGCGGCAATCGCCTTCGCGACATCCGACGACAACGCTTGTTGCATGACACGCAACGTCTTCGCCGTGGCTTCTCGCTCCGTCAGGTGCCCTTCCCTCCCACCATGCGCCGTTGCCCCGACAACCCGCCGCGTCCCCGGCTCCACGACCTCGAAATCACTGCACCACCGAACGTACTTGAAATGTGGGTCCCGCACCTCGATGGGGAACAGACGGACGGTGCCTCGGACGATCAATTCAGGAGCACCACCTTCTTTACCTTCCATCTTTGTGGTCACACGAAGTCCTTCTCGAATCAGCCCTTCCGCCAACGCACGTCCAACCGGTTCTGCATGGTCACCGGACACTTGTACCGCAAGCACCAGATTCGTAGCAAGAAATTGCTCCAACTCACTAGATAATTCGTTTACCTGATAGGCAGACGGGGTCCCTTGCCCGCTGGGACGGATCACTCGCAAATCCGTGTTATACACCTCGCGCAGAACCAGATTTCGACCGGCTCGGCGAAGGGCGCGAACCTTGGCAAGCTTGTCGAGTGCTTGCCGAGACTCAGTGACATCCGTGTCAATCATGCGATCCAAGGCCACGACCTTCTCCATCAATGACCCTTCGGCCTGAGAACGATTCATCATACTCAAGGCGTAGTACACCCGGCTCTCCGAGTCGTACCACACATCCACGATCCTGACGTTTTCCAGCACTTTGTCGGTGGAGACTTTCGTCACACTGTCGATCGTGAGCCGCCGCTCGGTGTTGGAGACCCCGCGATTCTCAACGACCAAATACGATTCCCAGTCCTTCGCTTGCGCCGCGACTTCTGCCTTGAAGATACGAGCCACGGCCGCATACGCCTGATCCTCTGCATTGCTTCGAGTATCTGCTTGGCCGACCCCGGTCAGGTATTGACTCGATGGATAGTCCGCACTCCGGCCATCCACCCACCCCGGCTTCCCTTTTCCAGTGAACCAGGTACAGCCAGTCGATGCAGACATCATCAACCCCAGACAGAGGAAAACCGCGACGCCTTGTCCGAAAGCAGGCCCGCCGACACGCCTCATTGCATCACACGCTGGACAATGAACATCGTCTGGCCTTCAGCCAGCACGATCGTTTGTCCATCTTTCGCTGTCGTCGCCCCTAGTCCCGACGGTCGAACGGACAGGTTGTACTGGCCTGGCGGGACCCACGCTCGAGCCACGTGAATTTCGTCGGGCAACGTCTGCCAGCTCCTCTTGTCGGCTTCTTCGGATGCCACTGCCATTCCATGAGCCACCAGCCCGACCAACAGTCCGACCCAGGGGGCAGCATCCTTTCCAGCGGCATATTGCGCTCCGATCATGGCTCCTTCCGCCGCCGCATATTTCGTCGCGGCTCGCGCGAGCGCTTTCACTGTGATCGACGGCAGACGTTCCGAAAGGCTTTTTTCAGCCAGCGCGGTCACATTGTGTGCCCGTTCAGACCGAACCGTGACTGACTGGCCGATCAAATCCGTCAATGTCATACTTTCAGATGTGACCTGCGTCTTCTGTGGAACTAACTGCGGAAGTGCAACACGAACCACGCGCCCATTGAGTCCGTAGAGTACGCTGTCTGCGACACGATCTCGTTGATAGGGCGACCTGAAGACCCCCCTATTCAGCAAGACTAACTGTGCGGCATCAAGACTAATAGGTAAGTCCAAGAAAAGATCCTCTTTGCGCGGAGCCCGACCATTATAGCTGATCATCACGACTTGAGCGAGTCGCTCCTGGGATGAAAGAGGCTGCCAGACGACATCAGGGAATGCTTGTCGATATTCAGCAAATTCCGTTGTGAGATCGAGCGCCTCCGCCGTCCGCAGCAGATCGGCGCGCAACGCCGGAGGAGCGGACATTTTCATCCACCCGCTCATGGCTCCATACACTTCATAGGCATTGCGGTAGGCGATAAACGCGTTGTTCAGATCCCCAACCGCTTCGTACAAGATACCGCAGACATACCGCGCAAACCCGTCATTCCGATACTTGGTTGCATCCTTCACTCTGTCACTGAGCACATTCAACCGATGGTCGATTCGTCGTGCCTCCACGAGTGCGCCCTGAAGCTGCCCCTGAACCGCGTAGTTGATGGCCTTGATCACGTTGATCATGACGTGTTCGTAGGCGTCCCCTTCGTACGGCAGAGCATTATCATTGGTC
Encoded here:
- a CDS encoding glycosyl transferase is translated as MSDFYQNGVVTVLHRLGQPNTEQLEHELERYAKTTPIALVLPSLYSELERPALKRIVEILGEVRYINEIVISLDQASALEFRLAKQFFAQLPQRVRVVWNDGTRIQALLNTLVSHEIDIGHQGKGRGCWTAYGYVLARGQSQVIALHDCDIVSYDRQYLARLCYPVANPNLAYEFCKGYYSRVTDRMHGRVTRLFITPLIRSLKLLVGAHPLLSFLDSFRYPLAGEFAMVRDLAWINRIPGDWGLEVGMLAEVYRNCALRRICQADIADAYEHKHQTLSTHNPDAGLLKMCVDITKSLFRNLASEGLVLSESTLKTLRATYLQAAQEAISRYENDAAINSLRFDRHEERRAVEVFLRGMTLATDSFLGDPLGVPMISNWSRVTHAVPDIFHRLMDAVEQDHAWDPTAETRQTVS
- a CDS encoding glycosyl transferase family 2, translated to MNNSVIPLTAETEDLLEAVRSADILVGIPSFNNARTVGHVVRAVGAGLAKYFHGHRAVLVNADGGSTDDTPTIVAHTMVDLEPLFISDRQSTLHRIITPYHGIPGKGSAFRTIFEIARRLKVKACAVVDSDVRSITPEWMELLLHPILKEGYDYVAPYYRRHKYDGTITNSIAYPLTRALYGQEVRQPIGGDFGFTGELAQHYLEKHVWESDVARFGIDIWMTTEAITSGAKVCQSFLGAKIHDPKDPAADLSSMLRQVVGALFALMDAHAPTWLPVTDSRKVPLFGFQYEVGVEPVNVNVERMVDLFQLGLTDLHDIWARMLSEDALDQLSSLRNVPLRDFRIPDSLWAQIIYDAALAHHRNVLPQEHLLKALTPLYLGKTASFVLDSQGLTTVEAEQLIETLCRTFEKQKEYLIARWPQSHDSREVIGAARGKSERSEP
- a CDS encoding HAD-IIB family hydrolase, whose product is MSRYLLFTDLDGCLLDNDTYSFDEARPALDALRAESIPVIIVSGKTRAEIEPLRERLDHHNPFIVENGAAVFVPLNTFDFPLERSRRRSSYQIIELGTPYALLRDVLRQIEEAVGTPLQGFGDLSVDEVMANTGLAREDALRAMLREFDEPFLVNGPTKLIEEVCRQIVTRGLNWTRGGRFFHLTGNNDKGRAAEILLRCYKRQERLANLPDDIETIGIGDSLNDLPLLLTVDHPVLVQKPDGSYDPDINLPNLIRAPGIGPTGWNQAVLELLKQASEEPSHGRSVNIQAT
- a CDS encoding type II toxin-antitoxin system VapC family toxin gives rise to the protein MPYYYFDSTALIKRYSMERGTRIVNRLMVKRGKVAIVPTWSVTDFYSVLCARAHEGQITRDDCYSVLYKFEIESKQGLYQFIEPKMETYLATKELALEYPFLRSPQVMHLALALELKPLRLTVVSADPQLLAASKTAGLHIINPAED